One window of the Rosa rugosa chromosome 3, drRosRugo1.1, whole genome shotgun sequence genome contains the following:
- the LOC133737604 gene encoding uncharacterized mitochondrial protein AtMg00810-like — translation MPIAGYRQSKADYSLFTRVVGNSLTAVLIYVDDIVLTGNDPKAIELLKPFLHKEFRIKDLGNLKYFLGIEVSRSKKGIFVSQRKYALDILLDAGLTGARPCHFPMEQNLKLTPTNGEILKEATRYRRLIGKLNYLTVTRPDIVYSVRILSQFMNQPRKPHMEAAMRVLHFIKGNPGRGIFFPSENDLALKAYCDLDWASCPTTRKSTTGYSVFLGNSLVSWKSKKQSNVACSSAEAEYHAMAITCRELTWLRYILQDFQIILDKPASLYCDNQAALHIAANPVFHERTKHIEIDCHVVREKLQAGLISTRYVPYSLQIADIFTKALGRDSFESLVSKLGLHDIHSPT, via the exons atgcccATT GCTGGTTACAGGCAATCCAAGGCTGATTATTCATTATTTACACGTGTGGTTGGTAATTCTTTGACTGCTGTGCTCATTTATGTTGACGATATTGTGCTCACTGGAAATGATCCCAAAGCCATTGAATTATTAAAGCCATTTCTTCATAAGGAATTTCGCATAAAGGATCTTGGCAATCTTAAATATTTCTTGGGCATTGAAGTCTCACGGTCCAAGAAAGGAATTTTCGTTTCTCAACGAAAATATGCATTAGATATTCTACTTGATGCAGGTCTTACAGGAGCACGTCCATGTCATTTTCCTATGGAACAAAATTTAAAGCTTACACCTACAAATGGGGAAATTCTTAAAGAGGCCACACGTTATCGGAGATTGATTGGGAAACTCAATTATCTCACTGTGACAAGACCAGATATTGTGTATTCTGTTCGGATTCTTAGCCAATTCATGAATCAGCCAAGGAAACCTCATATGGAAGCTGCCATGAGAGTATTGCATTTTATTAAGGGAAATCCGGGTAGAGGCATTTTCTTTCCATCAGAAAATGATTTGGCTTTAAAAGCTTATTGTGACTTAGATTGGGCAAGTTGTCCAACAACAAGAAAGTCAACAACTGGATATTCTGTTTTCCTTGGTAATTCATTGGTTTCTTGGAAATCTAAGAAGCAAAGTAATGTGGCGTGTTCATCAGCAGAAGCCGAGTACCATGCTATGGCTATAACTTGTCGAGAATTAACTTGGTTGAGGTACATTTTACAAGATTTTCAGATTATTCTTGATAAACCTGCTTCTTTGTATTGTGACAACCAAGCTGCATTACATATTGCCGCCAACCCGGTTTTTCATGAAAGAACAAAACATATAGAGATTGATTGTCATGTGGTTCGAGAGAAGCTACAAGCAGGATTGATTTCTACTAGATATGTTCCTTATTCTCTACAAATCGCAGACATTTTCACAAAGGCATTGGGAAGAGATAGTTTTGAATCTTTAGTTTCCAAGTTGGGACTTCATGAcattcactctccaacttga
- the LOC133738825 gene encoding uncharacterized protein LOC133738825, with amino-acid sequence MGLPQWAINGNKTQRRRSWARHLSKQTETEPEPEPEKMIVCVAVVGHQNNPLYIQSFTDADDALKLHHIVHCSLDVVDERVNNPKKSGPTLNETFLGLLYPTENYKVYGYLTNTKVKFILVTTDLDVKDADVRNFFRRFHAGYVDAISNPFHEPGKKITSKTFAEKVSTIVKSFGFSSTG; translated from the exons ATGGGTCTACCCCAATGGGCCATTAACGGTAATAAGACTCAACGACGTCGTAGCTGGGCACGCCACTTGAGCAAGCAAACAGAAACTGAGCCCGAGCCTGAGCCGGAGAAGATGATCGTCTGCGTCGCCGTCGTCGGGCATCAG AACAACCCTCTTTACATCCAGAGCTTCACTGATGCCGATGACGCCCTCAAGCTCCACCACATCGTCCACTGCTCCCTCGACGTCGTCGACGAGCGAG TGAACAATCCGAAGAAGTCCGGACCGACACTGAATGAGACATTCTTGGGTCTGCTTTATCCAACCGAAAATTACAAAGT GTATGGCTATTTGACAAACACGAAGGTGAAGTTTATCTTGGTGACTACTGATCTCGATGTTAAAGATGCAGATGTCAGAAAT TTTTTCAGGCGATTCCATGCTGGGTATGTGGATGCAATTTCAAACCCATTCCATGAGCCAGGGAAAAAGATAACCTCAAAAACCTTTGCTGAAAAGGTGAGCACCATTGTCAAGTCATTCGGGTTCAGTTCAACTGGGTGA